The Tenacibaculum jejuense genome includes a window with the following:
- a CDS encoding fibronectin type III domain-containing protein has product MMLKSKKLLVLFVFCVINTALSQKEIGIEEPGVKAIATVNKKTIMLRWGVNTPSAWKKANKYGFLIERKTIVSNNEILNEPIVKKLNTIPLKPKPMMEWKEFTQKNTNAAIAAQALYGDNFDVEMNNSGNGILSILNQAQVLEQRFIFAMYAADQDFEVAKFSGLAFVDTTVKEGERYLYTIKVAEAKEKSTIKHGGVYLGLSDQKQLPKPKEFVGVFKDKTVLLSWNYAIVKRFYTNYILEKSEDLGKTYTPLTSTPIANLGERDVNPSNRMMYVDSLFQNNKTYQYRIKGISPFGIEGPYSKIVSGKGITPLIHNPFITENKYLDDGTVMLQWEFPNEGLNTLKGFEIVRADEPKGRYLSINAEVNKSTRSIKLDNLQAINYYKVIAIGTDGTKRESFPKMIQPDDSTPPAIPTEITGKVDTLGVVRLNWKLNTEVDFLGYRVFRANLKEDEFTQITFKPIPINTIVDTINIKTLNKKIYYKIQAVDKRYNPSKFSNILELKRPDIVPPTQPVFSSFNVNKNKVELTWINSSSKDAKNTLLYRKERGSELPWELLATITIPNDKYTDSKTEVGKQYLYTILTVDDSGLESEPVTPLKVKISDNLPKPEINKFEAFANREEKFVNLNWKYTAKNVDEFILYRGQEGVQPTMYKIFDKSTTKFKDKDLLINTNYEYLLQAVFASGAKSPIKKIEINY; this is encoded by the coding sequence ATGATGTTGAAGAGTAAGAAGTTACTAGTATTGTTTGTTTTTTGTGTAATAAATACTGCTTTATCACAAAAAGAGATTGGAATCGAAGAACCTGGAGTGAAAGCAATCGCGACAGTTAATAAGAAAACCATTATGTTACGTTGGGGAGTTAACACTCCTTCAGCATGGAAAAAAGCTAATAAATATGGTTTTCTTATAGAAAGAAAAACAATAGTATCTAATAATGAAATACTAAATGAACCTATTGTTAAAAAACTAAATACTATTCCATTAAAACCTAAACCAATGATGGAATGGAAAGAATTTACTCAGAAAAACACAAATGCAGCCATAGCAGCTCAAGCTTTATATGGTGATAATTTTGATGTTGAAATGAATAATTCTGGAAATGGAATATTAAGTATTTTAAATCAAGCTCAAGTATTAGAACAACGCTTCATTTTTGCAATGTACGCAGCCGATCAAGATTTTGAAGTAGCTAAATTTTCTGGTTTAGCTTTTGTTGATACCACTGTAAAAGAAGGAGAACGCTATTTGTATACTATTAAAGTTGCTGAAGCAAAAGAAAAATCAACTATTAAACATGGTGGAGTTTACCTAGGATTATCAGATCAGAAGCAGTTACCTAAACCGAAGGAATTTGTAGGTGTTTTTAAAGATAAAACTGTACTATTAAGCTGGAACTATGCTATTGTAAAGAGATTTTATACCAATTATATTCTTGAAAAGTCCGAAGATTTAGGAAAAACATATACTCCTCTAACAAGCACTCCAATTGCTAATTTAGGAGAGAGAGATGTAAATCCTTCAAATAGAATGATGTATGTTGATAGTCTTTTTCAAAATAATAAAACATATCAATATCGAATCAAAGGGATTTCTCCTTTTGGAATAGAAGGACCATATTCAAAAATAGTTTCTGGAAAAGGAATAACACCTTTGATTCATAATCCATTTATCACAGAAAATAAATATTTAGATGATGGAACTGTAATGCTACAATGGGAATTTCCAAATGAAGGTTTAAATACTTTAAAAGGTTTTGAAATTGTTAGAGCCGATGAACCTAAAGGAAGATATTTATCTATAAATGCTGAAGTAAATAAGTCAACTAGAAGTATAAAGCTAGATAATTTACAAGCAATTAATTATTACAAAGTAATCGCCATTGGTACAGATGGTACAAAAAGAGAATCTTTTCCTAAAATGATTCAGCCAGACGATAGCACACCTCCAGCAATACCAACAGAAATAACGGGTAAAGTTGATACTTTAGGTGTAGTACGATTAAATTGGAAATTAAATACTGAAGTTGATTTTTTAGGGTATCGAGTTTTTAGAGCTAATTTAAAAGAAGACGAATTTACTCAAATTACATTCAAACCAATTCCTATTAATACAATAGTAGATACTATAAATATCAAAACACTTAACAAGAAAATTTATTACAAGATACAAGCGGTTGACAAAAGATATAATCCATCAAAATTTTCTAACATTTTAGAGTTAAAAAGACCAGATATCGTTCCACCTACTCAACCAGTTTTTTCATCCTTTAATGTAAATAAGAATAAAGTAGAACTGACTTGGATAAATAGTTCAAGTAAAGACGCCAAAAATACACTATTGTACAGAAAAGAAAGAGGTTCGGAGTTGCCATGGGAACTTTTAGCTACAATTACAATACCCAACGATAAGTATACAGATAGTAAAACAGAAGTAGGAAAACAGTATTTGTATACAATTTTAACAGTAGATGATTCAGGTTTAGAGTCTGAACCAGTAACACCTTTAAAAGTGAAAATTTCAGATAATTTACCTAAACCCGAAATAAATAAGTTTGAAGCTTTCGCCAATAGGGAAGAAAAGTTTGTCAATTTAAATTGGAAATATACTGCTAAAAATGTCGATGAATTCATTTTATATAGGGGTCAGGAAGGAGTACAACCTACTATGTATAAAATATTCGATAAAAGTACAACAAAATTTAAAGATAAAGATTTGCTAATCAATACTAACTATGAATACTTGCTTCAAGCAGTTTTTGCATCTGGAGCTAAATCACCCATTAAAAAAATTGAAATAAATTATTGA